In the Parasteatoda tepidariorum isolate YZ-2023 chromosome 3, CAS_Ptep_4.0, whole genome shotgun sequence genome, one interval contains:
- the LOC107440292 gene encoding uncharacterized protein translates to MHKLNIVTLVKKNLRSSVTTRLRNISNQPERSAPRYRLRYMREQDIPQVKELRRVNGFYDAASCYKILLKIDPKCFMVAEDEKGKIISTICLKKITNDTYFACFHVTHENYRLQGIARQIIKHSFDSHPNCNIVGNSDIGLLKRNLKLPFHPQNDFLNIEYEYDTVIDYNLLSSEVPQNVYLHEYQDSYLGAILDYDRSVVGYEREQLVVSNCRDKDSRSFVATKGGTCVGYGTAKQTIQGCAKIGPLYAESPVIAEAILKNLLVSFDVKKGLAAQTFSTNFYANVIFGAIGTTRKNMLPSYRMYSKRKLMNETKNIYAVFDGEYEPF, encoded by the exons ATGCATAAGTTAAATATCGTTACGCtagtgaagaaaaatttacgCAGTTCAGTAACTACACGGCTGAG aaacatttccaATCAACCCGAGAGGAGTGCTCCCCGATACAGACTACGATACATGCGTGAACAAGACATTCCCCAAGTAAAGGAATTGAGAAGAGTTAACGGATTTTACGATGCAGCTTCGTGCTACAAAATCCTCCTGAAAATTGATCCAAAGTGCTTTATGGTAGCAGAAGATGAAAAGG GAAAGATCATTTCAACTATATGCcttaagaaaattacaaatgacACCTATTTCGCTTGTTTCCATGTAACGCATGAAAATTACAGATTGCAGGGCATCGCACGCCAG attatcaAACACTCATTCGATAGTCATCCCAACTGCAACATCGTTGGAAATTCAGACATTGGACTGTTGAAAAGGAATCTGAAATTGCCTTTTCATCcgcaaaatgattttcttaacaTAGAATACGAATATGACACAGTCATTGATTACAATTTACTCTCTTCAGAAGTTCCTCAAAATGTATACCTTCACGAGTATCAAGATTCGTACTTAGGAGCCATCTTGGATTATGACAGGTCAGTGGTGGGCTACGAACGAGAGCAACTCGTCGTCTCCAACTGCCGAGACAAAGACAGTCGATCGTTTGTCGCCACAAAAGGAGGCACCTGTGTCGGCTACGGTACCGCCAAACAAACGATTCAAGGTTGCGCAAAAATTGGACCATTGTATGCAGAAAGTCCTGTCATAGCTGAGGCTATTCTAAAGAACTTGCTTGTGTCGTTCGATGTAAAAAAGGGCTTAGCAGCGCAAACATTTAGCACAAATTTTTACGCCAATGTGATTTTCGGAGCCATTGGAACAACTCGAAAAAATATGTTGCCGAGTTATAGGATGTATTCTAAAAGGAAATTGATGAATGAGACTAAAAACATTTACGCAGTATTTGATGGGGAGTATGAgccattctaa